A region of the Cucurbita pepo subsp. pepo cultivar mu-cu-16 chromosome LG14, ASM280686v2, whole genome shotgun sequence genome:
AGATagacgattttttttttttcatatattgacGGTTTCACGGTGGAGTCCCGTGTGAATCAACAAGGACCTCCTTGCAAGACTAAACACTCCTGGGTGACCGATAGTGAAGTAGTAACGTGAGGGAAGGGTGAAAAGAACCCCCATCGGGGAGTGAAATAGAACATGAAACCGTAAGCTTCCAAGCAGTGGGAGGAGACCAGGACTCTGACCGCGTGCCTGTTGAAGAATGAGCCGGCGACTCACAGGCAGTGGCTTGGTTAAGGGAACCCATCGGAGCCGTAGCGAAAGCGAGTCTTCATGGGGGTAATTGTCACTGCTTATGGACCTGAACCTGGGTGATCTATCCATGACCAGGATGAAGGTTGGGTGAAACTAAGTGAAGGTCCGAACCGACTGATGTTCAAGAATCAGCAGATGAATTGTAGGTAGGGGTGAAATgccattattttaatttttttaacaacaatTAAGGATGTTAAAAATGTCGttattttatggatatttttttaataaaatattaattatatcgatttttttaaaaaaaaaagaaattgatattaataaaacttttttaaaattttaggataaacactttaatttttaataaaataacaaaaatatatattcatatataaaatttgaataaaaataagaaccCCACATACATTCtgtcaaaaaaataatacaataaactCAAATAATTGTTCAAAAACAGCTCTCACACAGAAATTCGGTAATTGGGCCTAATTTCAAAAGGCCCAAACGGCCCATAAAGACAGCCCACTCAAAATAACCTCCGCCCCGATTCTGTACTTCCCTGACGCCGACGCGTCCTTTCCAGGCAGCTCTGCCGTTTCCGGTGCTAGGCTCGCCGGTGTCGACATTGGCGGGCTGCTACTCGACGGAAATATCGACGGCGTCTCCACAGGAGTCCCTCCAGTGATTGGGTTTGCCGGGATTTCTGGTTCCACTGGAGCTCCGACCGGTGCAGTCACCGGAGAAGCATCGGAAGGCAGAGGAGATGGCGGAGAAACTCCACTCACTACCGGACTAGCCGCCGGCGAAGAAACAGGCGCAGCAGCCGGAGCCTTCGGAGGAGATACCGGTGGTGGGGTCGCCAAGGACGGAGAAATAGCCGGAGTTTTCGCCGGTGGAGAAGAAGTCGGAGAAGTCAACGGAGATGCAGAGTGAGTCGGCGGCGAAACCACCGGCGAATGCGCCGGAGACGGAGAATGCGCCGTTTTAGTGGGTTTTGGGGCGGCGGCCGGCGAATCGTAACCGAAAACGACGGCGGTGAAGGCCGAAAACAAAATCAGAACAGTAAACAGAGGAAATTTCTCCATGGTCGGAAATTTGAAGCAAAAAAATGGGATCGGAATGAAGGAGAACGGTGAACggtgaaatatatataaagggAAGGTTTGAGGGAAAGAAACTGAACGTTATTAGTTGTTTACAAAAAATTACAGAAGACGACGGAAACCAAAAAAGTGACCGTTGGGGACAGGGGACCGGCTATCACGGGTAAACTAGTCGTTACATGGCAGAAGATTACTGGCTTTTCGTACAATTGAGACTGACGTGTCTGTTATCTCGTGaagttcaataattatttcgctaaattatataaattatcttttttttttttaaattatttgaaaagttcacctcattttaaaaagcatgaattctaaacttttttttaaagaattaaaaaatatactttattttaattctttttaaaaatatttctctaattttaaatttttttattaatacttttttatttgtcaATAGATAAAATACGTAAGAAAGGCTTAAAAAAGTGAAAGTTATTGTCTATATCAATaaggtacattttttttttcggtacatttttttttttcggtagTTCAAATATATGAATTCTATAACTAAACATGTTTTGTGCTTTcccaaaacatgttggaaagACTTGTGTTGGATTGTTATGATAGTTTTCAGTcttagaagaaagaaaatagtatttactaggagtaagtaacgtgactaTATATCACATTAAATGTCGAgactgttggatgatggaagtcccacatcgactaatttagggaatgatcatgggtttataagtgacgaatactaactccattggtatgaggccttttgggaaagtccaaagcaaaaccatgagagcttatgctcaaagtatcataccattgtggagagtgaTGTTCCTCTAACAGAGGCCATTAAGTACCTAATTCAGATTTTAAATCTTGACCCGAAACCTGGAATAAAATAGTATCACGTTTTCGGAAGGGTCGGTGGTTTGTGCTTTCCATGTGATTTGttaaaaagataaacaaaagTTATACTAATATGTGGGTAAGATGTATTTTAACGAAGGAATGTTTGGTGTTTTGTGCTATGCATGTGATTGTGGTCCCCCCCGccagaaaaaaaagtaaatttgataaataaaattcttattaaTTCGTTAATGTAATTTGATATTCAAtagataaatttaatataatttgcaca
Encoded here:
- the LOC111810464 gene encoding gibberellin-regulated protein 14-like, whose amino-acid sequence is MEKFPLFTVLILFSAFTAVVFGYDSPAAAPKPTKTAHSPSPAHSPVVSPPTHSASPLTSPTSSPPAKTPAISPSLATPPPVSPPKAPAAAPVSSPAASPVVSGVSPPSPLPSDASPVTAPVGAPVEPEIPANPITGGTPVETPSIFPSSSSPPMSTPASLAPETAELPGKDASASGKYRIGAEVILSGLSLWAVWAF